Proteins encoded within one genomic window of Carassius gibelio isolate Cgi1373 ecotype wild population from Czech Republic chromosome A4, carGib1.2-hapl.c, whole genome shotgun sequence:
- the vegfab gene encoding vascular endothelial growth factor Ab isoform X1: MSNLLSETFTNAFAKVRLSSDRVLKRFIRLINSIMNFAVRVLQLFLVTLLYFSAVKSAYIPREGGRSTYDVVPFMEVYNRSLCRPREMLVEIQQEYPDDIEHIFIPSCVVLTRCAGCCNDEMMECTPTVTYNITLEIKRLKPLRHQGDFFMSFAEHSECQCRPRKDALEKKEKKPRKGKGQKRKRKKNSEKKQDFSQCEPCCATCSERRRRLFIQDPETCQCSCKHSEADCRSRQLELNERTCRCDKPRR, from the exons ATGTCTAACCTGCTCTCCGAGACCTTTACCAATGCGTTTGCTAAAGTTCGCCTATCATCGGATAGGGTATTAAAAAGATTTATTCGCCTTATAAATTCAATCATGAACTTTGCCGTTCGCGTGCTCCAGTTATTTCTTGTGACGCTTCTGTATTTTTCAGCTGTCAAG AGTGCCTACATACCCAGGGAGGGAGGCAGAAGCACATATGATG TGGTGCCATTCATGGAAGTGTATAACCGGTCTCTCTGCCGTCCTCGGGAAATGCTGGTGGAAATTCAACAGGAATACCCTGATGACATCGAGCATATCTTCATCCCGTCCTGTGTGGTTCTCACCCGCTGTGCTGGGTGCTGCAATGATGAGATGATGGAATGCACCCCTACCGTCACATACAACATTACCTTGGAG ATTAAAAGACTGAAACCTCTCCGTCATCAGGGTGACTTTTTCATGAGTTTTGCAGAACACAGTGAATGCCAGTGTCG GCCAAGGAAAGATGCactggagaaaaaagaaaa AAAACCCCGGAAGGGCAAAGGCCAAAagcgaaagagaaagaaaaacagtgaaaAAAAGCAGGATTT TAGTCAGTGTGAGCCTTGCTGTGCTACATGCTCTGAGAGGAGAAGAAGGTTGTTTATTCAAGACCCTGAGACGTGTCAGTGCTCCTGTAAACACTCTGAAGCCGACTGCAGGTCTAGACAACTAGAACTCAACGAAAGGACCTGCAG ATGTGACAAACCAAGGAGGTGA
- the vegfab gene encoding vascular endothelial growth factor Ab isoform X4 — translation MSNLLSETFTNAFAKVRLSSDRVLKRFIRLINSIMNFAVRVLQLFLVTLLYFSAVKSAYIPREGGRSTYDVVPFMEVYNRSLCRPREMLVEIQQEYPDDIEHIFIPSCVVLTRCAGCCNDEMMECTPTVTYNITLEIKRLKPLRHQGDFFMSFAEHSECQCRPRKDALEKKENSQCEPCCATCSERRRRLFIQDPETCQCSCKHSEADCRSRQLELNERTCRCDKPRR, via the exons ATGTCTAACCTGCTCTCCGAGACCTTTACCAATGCGTTTGCTAAAGTTCGCCTATCATCGGATAGGGTATTAAAAAGATTTATTCGCCTTATAAATTCAATCATGAACTTTGCCGTTCGCGTGCTCCAGTTATTTCTTGTGACGCTTCTGTATTTTTCAGCTGTCAAG AGTGCCTACATACCCAGGGAGGGAGGCAGAAGCACATATGATG TGGTGCCATTCATGGAAGTGTATAACCGGTCTCTCTGCCGTCCTCGGGAAATGCTGGTGGAAATTCAACAGGAATACCCTGATGACATCGAGCATATCTTCATCCCGTCCTGTGTGGTTCTCACCCGCTGTGCTGGGTGCTGCAATGATGAGATGATGGAATGCACCCCTACCGTCACATACAACATTACCTTGGAG ATTAAAAGACTGAAACCTCTCCGTCATCAGGGTGACTTTTTCATGAGTTTTGCAGAACACAGTGAATGCCAGTGTCG GCCAAGGAAAGATGCactggagaaaaaagaaaa TAGTCAGTGTGAGCCTTGCTGTGCTACATGCTCTGAGAGGAGAAGAAGGTTGTTTATTCAAGACCCTGAGACGTGTCAGTGCTCCTGTAAACACTCTGAAGCCGACTGCAGGTCTAGACAACTAGAACTCAACGAAAGGACCTGCAG ATGTGACAAACCAAGGAGGTGA
- the vegfab gene encoding vascular endothelial growth factor Ab isoform X3 encodes MSNLLSETFTNAFAKVRLSSDRVLKRFIRLINSIMNFAVRVLQLFLVTLLYFSAVKSAYIPREGGRSTYDVVPFMEVYNRSLCRPREMLVEIQQEYPDDIEHIFIPSCVVLTRCAGCCNDEMMECTPTVTYNITLEIKRLKPLRHQGDFFMSFAEHSECQCRPRKDALEKKENQCEPCCATCSERRRRLFIQDPETCQCSCKHSEADCRSRQLELNERTCRCDKPRR; translated from the exons ATGTCTAACCTGCTCTCCGAGACCTTTACCAATGCGTTTGCTAAAGTTCGCCTATCATCGGATAGGGTATTAAAAAGATTTATTCGCCTTATAAATTCAATCATGAACTTTGCCGTTCGCGTGCTCCAGTTATTTCTTGTGACGCTTCTGTATTTTTCAGCTGTCAAG AGTGCCTACATACCCAGGGAGGGAGGCAGAAGCACATATGATG TGGTGCCATTCATGGAAGTGTATAACCGGTCTCTCTGCCGTCCTCGGGAAATGCTGGTGGAAATTCAACAGGAATACCCTGATGACATCGAGCATATCTTCATCCCGTCCTGTGTGGTTCTCACCCGCTGTGCTGGGTGCTGCAATGATGAGATGATGGAATGCACCCCTACCGTCACATACAACATTACCTTGGAG ATTAAAAGACTGAAACCTCTCCGTCATCAGGGTGACTTTTTCATGAGTTTTGCAGAACACAGTGAATGCCAGTGTCG GCCAAGGAAAGATGCactggagaaaaaagaaaa TCAGTGTGAGCCTTGCTGTGCTACATGCTCTGAGAGGAGAAGAAGGTTGTTTATTCAAGACCCTGAGACGTGTCAGTGCTCCTGTAAACACTCTGAAGCCGACTGCAGGTCTAGACAACTAGAACTCAACGAAAGGACCTGCAG ATGTGACAAACCAAGGAGGTGA
- the vegfab gene encoding vascular endothelial growth factor Ab isoform X2: MSNLLSETFTNAFAKVRLSSDRVLKRFIRLINSIMNFAVRVLQLFLVTLLYFSAVKSAYIPREGGRSTYDVVPFMEVYNRSLCRPREMLVEIQQEYPDDIEHIFIPSCVVLTRCAGCCNDEMMECTPTVTYNITLEIKRLKPLRHQGDFFMSFAEHSECQCRPRKDALEKKEKKPRKGKGQKRKRKKNSEKKQDFQCEPCCATCSERRRRLFIQDPETCQCSCKHSEADCRSRQLELNERTCRCDKPRR; this comes from the exons ATGTCTAACCTGCTCTCCGAGACCTTTACCAATGCGTTTGCTAAAGTTCGCCTATCATCGGATAGGGTATTAAAAAGATTTATTCGCCTTATAAATTCAATCATGAACTTTGCCGTTCGCGTGCTCCAGTTATTTCTTGTGACGCTTCTGTATTTTTCAGCTGTCAAG AGTGCCTACATACCCAGGGAGGGAGGCAGAAGCACATATGATG TGGTGCCATTCATGGAAGTGTATAACCGGTCTCTCTGCCGTCCTCGGGAAATGCTGGTGGAAATTCAACAGGAATACCCTGATGACATCGAGCATATCTTCATCCCGTCCTGTGTGGTTCTCACCCGCTGTGCTGGGTGCTGCAATGATGAGATGATGGAATGCACCCCTACCGTCACATACAACATTACCTTGGAG ATTAAAAGACTGAAACCTCTCCGTCATCAGGGTGACTTTTTCATGAGTTTTGCAGAACACAGTGAATGCCAGTGTCG GCCAAGGAAAGATGCactggagaaaaaagaaaa AAAACCCCGGAAGGGCAAAGGCCAAAagcgaaagagaaagaaaaacagtgaaaAAAAGCAGGATTT TCAGTGTGAGCCTTGCTGTGCTACATGCTCTGAGAGGAGAAGAAGGTTGTTTATTCAAGACCCTGAGACGTGTCAGTGCTCCTGTAAACACTCTGAAGCCGACTGCAGGTCTAGACAACTAGAACTCAACGAAAGGACCTGCAG ATGTGACAAACCAAGGAGGTGA